AGAGTCCGGAGCGGATCGTCTATGAGGGAAACGAATACTGTCTTAACTACAAGTACCCCATGGAGCCTTATTTTCAAGCACATCCTGAAATAAGGCCAGCCGGGTTGACAACCGGTCTTTATCGGGGTTATGTGGCGACTTACGAACTGAAGGACGCGACGCTCGTTCTAAAGGACATCGTCTATGAAAAAGGTGACTGGATTACGATAGAAAATGAACGCGGAGGTCTAACACATGAAATGGAGACCTCCTGGGTGTCCATGAGGGACAGGATAGTTCCCGAAGGGGAAACCTTTGTGATTGACTGGTTCACAGGCACGATCCTGCTGAGCAAACAACTTCTTGTCGGTTGGTGGCGCCAGGCCGACCAGTCGCCCCCAGAATGGTTCGTCTATCTTGAGATTCAAAATGGGAAGCTGATGGACGAGCAGAAGTTTGATGATTACAGGGAGTGCCACCGATACACCACCATGCGGCGCCGTGCGGTCATTCGGCCTGAAACGTACACAAAACCTGTGCAGACGGGGAATCCCATCATTATGCGCGTCTTCTTTGATTAGCTGACCGGGCGCAGGTGGCCGTGGCGCGCCAGGGGGCGATTAAAAAGATGAGGGGTCGGGAAGGGGTTGGAAGGGAAGATAAATGACCGCAAAGAACGCAGGGAACGCAAAGAGGGAGGAGGGGAAGAGGAAGAGGGGGGGTGGCCACAAAAGGCATAGAAGACACAGAAAATGAAGAAAGGACGGAAGGGACGGAAGGGACGGAAGGGACGGAAGGGACAGGGGGACAGGGGGACGGATGGGACGGATGGGACGGGAGGCGGGGGAGATGAGGGAGACGGGGACAGGGGGAATAGAGCAGGCTGAGGGGGTGCCGGGCGCAGGTGGCCGGGGGCGCGGATTGCATCGCCGGGGGGGCGGGGGCTACACTCTGGGGGTCTGCTCCAACCCCCTTTTCCGGAGGCCTTCATGGCGAAACCCCTCATACTTGTGACCAATGACGACGGTGTCCAGGCGCCGGGCATCGTGGCGCTGGCGGCGGCGCTTGAGACGGTGGGCGAGGTGCATGTGTACGCGCCGGACCGTCAGCGGAGCGCGGCGGGGCACAGTGTGTCGCTGCATGTGCCGCTGCGTGTGACGCGGGTGGCGGAGCGGTGGCACATGGTGGACGGGACGCCGACGGACTGTGTGATGCTGGCGGTGCGCAGTCTGCTGGGGCGCAGGCCGGACCTGGTCGCCAGCGGGATTAATGCCGGGGCGAACCTGGGGGATGATGTGACGTATTCAGGCACGGTGGCCGGGGCCTATGAGGGGATGCTGCTGGGGGTGCCCTCTTTCGCGGTGTCGAACACGGCGCACGCCCCGAAGGGGTATGCGGCGGCGGCGGAGGTGGCGCGGCGGATGGCGCTGCATATTCTGGAGTGGGGGCTGAAGCCGGGGGTGATGCTGAATGTGAACCTGCCGGACCTGCCGCTGGACCAGATTGCGGGGGTGGCGGCCACGCGGATGGGGCGGCGCAATTACCAGGATGAGATTGTGGAGCGGCAGGACCCGAGGGGCGGGCGGTATTACTGGATTGGCGGGGCGATGCCGGACCATTACGACGAGGCGGGGACGGATTTTGAGGCCATCGGGCGGAACATGGTGAGTGTCACCCCGCTGCAGCGGGATTTGACGGCGCATGACACGCTGGGGGAACTGGCGGAGGGGTTGTCCGGGTTGCGGGGCGGGACGGGCTGGGACGGCTAGGACGGATGGGACGGATGGGACGGATGGGACCGATCAGACAGATCGGACGGATCGGACGGATGAGGGAGCGTGGGCGGAGATGAGGGAGGATCGGACGGATGGGGGCGTGCGGGCCGGGCAAGGCATCAACCACAAAGGAATGGGCATTCGTGGGCGTTTTACGAAGACACCGAATCGTTTTAGTGGTTCTGTGCGCGGTCCCCGTGGGGGTTGCGGCGGCGGGGGTCGCGGGGCTGTGGGTCTTTCAGGAGTCGCTCATGTTCAACGGGCGGACGGCGGAGATCGTCCAGACACCCGGAGAGTTGGGGTGGGCGTTCGAGGAGCTTTGGCTGGAGGTGCCCGGCGGGCGCACGCACGGCTGGTGGATGCCCCTGGAGGGCGCGCGGGGGGCGGTGCTTTTTTCGCACGGGAGCGGGAAGAATGTCTCGCATTATCTGGATGACGCGGAAATTTTCCGGAATTTGGGCTTTTCCGTGCTGTTGTATGATTACGGCGGGTATGGCCGGAGCACGGGGAAACCGTCGGAACAGCGGTGCTATGCGGATGTCCGGGCGGTGTGGGGGCATCTGACGGGCAAGTTGGGGGTGTCCCCGGAAAAGGTGGTGCTGGCGGGGGCGTCCATGGGGGGCGGGGTGACCTCGGAACTGGCGGCGGAAGTGACGGCGGGCGCGGTCGTTTTGGAGAACACGTTCACGTCAGTGCCGGATGTGGCGGGGGACACGCTGCCGTGGCTGCCCCGGTTTGTCATGACCCGGCTTCAGTTTCGGAACATCGAGAAGGTGCCGCGTTTCCGGAGTCCGTTGCTGGTGGTCCACAGTGTGGACGACGACACGGTGCCTTTTTCGCATGGGCGGCGGCTGTTTGAGGCGGCGGGCCAGCCCAAGGAGTTTCTGCAAATCAGCGGCAGCCACGGCGGGGGGAAGTTTTCATCGGGCGAGGTGTACAGCGGCGGGGTGGGGGCTTTTCTGGAACGGCATCTGCCGTGACGTGGCGGGAGGACAATAACCGCAAAGAATGCAGGGAACGCAAAGAAGAAGAGAGAGGAAGAAGGAGGTGGCCACAAAAGGCATAAAAGACACATAAAATAAAGGCTGGGGGGCGTGGCACAGGGGTGGGTGGACGGGGTGGATGATGAATGGGAGTGAAACAGGAGCGAAGAATTCCCCCCCCAGCCCCCCCGCCTTCTGGGGGGCGTTCGTGTTCGCGGGGTGGGGTGGACGGGGTGGACCATTATTGTGGGTGAAACTGGAGGAAGAATCCCCCCCCCAGCCCCCCCGCAAGCAGGGGGGAGTAAGAATGTGCAGGGGTGGGTGGACGGGGTGGACGATGAATGGGAGTGAAACAGGAGAGAAGAATCCCCCCCCCAGCCCCCCCGCAAGCAGGGGGGATAAAGAGCGTGGGGCTCAGGTGGGGGTGCGGCGGAAGAGGATGAGGCCGATGAGGAGGAAGAGGGTGTTTGCCAGCCAGACGGCGACGACGGGGGGGAGCTTGTCGAGGTAGCCGAGGCCGATGCTGATGTAGAAGACGGAGAGGTAGGCGAGGCCGATGAGGATGCCCATGCCGAAGCCGAGGGCGAAACCGCCGCGGCGCAGCCGCAGTGCGAAGGGGACGGCGAGCCAGATCATGACGAAGCAGAGGGCGGGCTGGGCGAATTTGAGGTGGTATTCGACGCGCTGGCGCAGCACGGGGGTGCCGAGTTCGGCGGCGCGGCGGATGTCTTCGGCGAGGCGCGCGGCGGTTTTGGCGCCCGAGGGTGCGTCCAGGGCGAAGAGGGCTGCGGGGGGCTCGCGGAAGGGGGCCTCCTCCCGGGTGATGCGCTGGGAGCGGGCCTCCCAGCCGCGCTGGGGGTCGAAGACGGCGCGCCGCCCGCCCTCGAGCATCCAGCTTTCGCGCGCCTCGTCCCAGAAGATGCGGTTTGCGCGGATTTCCTCGACACGGTCGGGGGCCATGCGGTGGATGTAGACATCCTGGCCGGTGTTGGCGCGGGCGTTGAATTTGAGGATGTGGCAGGTCCATCCGTCGCCGAGGTGGTTCCAACTGACGCCGAAGCGGCTGGTGTCGGAGACTTTGTCGAAGTATTTTTTCTCGATTTCGCCCAGGCGTCGGTTTGCGGCGACGCCGAGGGTTTCCTGGAAGGCGAAGGCGCCCAGGGCGAGGACCAGGGCCACCAGAATGGGGCCGCGGGAGACGCGCCACAGGCTGACGCCGCCCGCGAGGGCCGCAGTGACCTCGTTGTCCTGCGCGGCGCGCCCCATGACCATGAGCCCGGCGATGAGCACGCCGATGGCGGCGGCGTGGAACTCGAAGAGGATGGTGGGCAGGAAGGCCAGGTAGTACTGGACGATGACCATGACGGGAATCTGGTATTTGATGATGTTGTCCTGGCGGGAGACGAGCAGGTCAATGAGGACCACGAGGAGGATGAGGGAGAGGAGGATGCGCAGGATGGCGGCGAGGAGCCTGCGGGCGTAGTGGCGGTCGAGGGTGGTCATACGCGGTCCACCCGCGCGATGAGCGCCATGCCGACCGCGCCAAGGAGGAGGTTTGGTATCTGGCCGAGGGCGACGGTGAGGGGAAGGGAGGCCAGAAAGGGGGGCTCGACCAGTTTTCGCAGGACGAAGTAGACGACGATGATGAGCATTCCGGCGGCGAAGGTGTAGGAGCGTCCCGCCTTGCTGGAGCGCGCCCCGATGGGGGCGGCGACGAGGGCGACGGCGAGGCACATCAGGGGGAATGCGAGGCGGTTCTTGATGTCGAGGCGGATGGCGCGCAATTCCCCCGCCACAGGCAGCGCTGCGGTCTCGCGGAAGAGGGCGTCCAGCCTGCGCTCCTCGTCCAGAAGCGCCCGCATGCCCATGCCCTCGCGGTCCTCCGGGGCGTTCCGCATGGTGATGGCGGGCACGGGCTGGCGCAGGGATTCGAAGGTGAAGTGCCGCGTGGGGTCGGCGGGCACCAGGTAGCCGCGGCGCATTTCGAGGAGGCGTTTCCCGTCCTCGTGGACGAGGCGGGCGGCGTCGGCGTAGAAGGCGTTCGCGCCGCCCGCGCCGTCGGGCTGGAGCACGGTGATGCCGCGGAGGGTTCCGTCGGGGTCGCGCCCGCCGATGTAGACCCGCCAGTCGCCGAACTCGTGCATGACGCCGGTGGGCAGGAGGTCAATGCTGACGCGGAGGGGAAGGTCGCCCGTGACCAGCGCCACGAGGCGGCGGTGCGCCCAGGGCTGGGCCTGGTCCTGGATGAAGAAGGCCGCGCCGCTGAGGAGTGCGCCGGCCGCGACGACGGGGAGGACCAGGCGCCGGAGCGGGATGCCGGCGGCCTTCATGGCGATGAGCTCGCTGTCGCGGGCCATGCGGGAGAAGGCGAGCATGATGCCCATGAGGAAGGTGATGGGGAAGACGTAGCCCGAGAGCATGGGCATGGTGAAGAGGGAAATCTTCGAGATGTCCGCGACGCGAATCTGGCCGACGGGCACGAGCTCCATCACCGTTTTCATCTGGGTGCGCACGGTGCTGCCCGTCACGAAAAAGGCGATGACCAGCGCCGCCATGAGGGCCGGCGCGGCGATCTGCCGCAGGGTGTGTCGGGAGAGCAGGGTCATGGGGCGGATTATACAATGGGCAATGGACAATGGACAATGGACAATGGACAATGGAAAATGGGGGCAAGGTGGACAGGGGTTGGGGGTTGGCGGGGGCGGGGGGACAAGTGGTATGCTCAGATTTGCGTGGTGTGATGTGGTGGCAGGCGGGACGCCTGCGGTACGTGGATGCGCCAAGCGGTGTGCAGGCGGGACGCCTGCGGTATGTTGGACGGGCCAAGCGGTGTGTCTGAATGTGAGTTGTATGATGTGGAGTTGCAGGCGGGGATGCCTGCGTTACGCGGAGGATGCGGGATGAATGTTGCAATAGTCGGCTGCGGCGGCATGGGCGCGCTTCACGCGCAGATGGCCGTGAACTGCGGGCTGAAGGTGGTGCTCTGCGCGGATGTGGTGCGCAAGGCGGCGGCGGGGCTCGCGGAGCGTTTCGGGGCGAAGGTGTCCACGGACCCGATGAAGGCGGTCACGGCGAAGGGGGTGGACATTGTGGCCATCACCACGCCCACGACGACCCATCTGCCGCTGATTGAGGCGGCGGCGAAGGCGGGCAGGCAGATTTTCTGCGAGAAGCCGTTCTGCCGGAGCGTGGCCGAGTGCAAAAAGGCGATTGCGGCGGCGGAGAAGGCGGGGGTGAAGCTTTTTGTCGGGCACGTGGTGCGGTATTTCCATGAGTTTGAGACGATGCGGACGCAAATCCAGTCGGGGGCCATCGGGGCGCCGGGCTGGCTGAAGATATCGCGGGGCGGCATTTATCCCGGCGGGCCGGGAAGCTGGTTCCGGGACTACGCCCAGAGCGGCGGGGTGACCTTTGACTGCATGATCCACGACCTGGACTGGGTCCGGTACGTCTTCGGCGAGCCGGAGCGGATTTACTGCCAGGCGCTGATGCGGGAGACGCCCACGCAGATGGACTACTCGCAGGTGACGATGCGGATGAAGAGCGGGCTGATCGCGACGGTGCTGGGCACCTGGGCGCACCCGGGCGGTTTCCGCGTGAAGGCGGAAATCTGCGGGAGCGCGGGGATGCTCCAGTTTGACAGCAACGAGGCGCCGCTGAGCGCGGAGCTGCGGGCCACGGCCGCGGGGCCGAACATGATCGTGCCCATGAGCCCCGTGTCGAAGAGCCCGTACCAGTCGGAGTGGGAGGAGTTCACGGCGTGGCTGGAGGGCCGGGGCGAGCCCCGGGTCACCGCCCGCGACGCCCTGGCCGCGGTGGCCATGGCGGAGGCCGCATTGAAATCCGCGAAGACCGGCCAGCCGGTCGCGCTTTGAGGGAGGAGCACACCATGACCAGAATCGGCATCATGAGTTTCGCGCACATGCACGCGCACAGTTACGCGGCGAGCCTGAACGCGCTGCCCGGTGTGGAGCTGGCGGCGGCCTGGGACGACGACGCGAGGCGCGGCCGGGCCGCGGCGAAACGGTTCGGCGCGCGCTTCATCGCGGACCGGGACGCCT
This genomic window from Candidatus Hydrogenedentota bacterium contains:
- a CDS encoding alpha/beta hydrolase, which gives rise to MGVLRRHRIVLVVLCAVPVGVAAAGVAGLWVFQESLMFNGRTAEIVQTPGELGWAFEELWLEVPGGRTHGWWMPLEGARGAVLFSHGSGKNVSHYLDDAEIFRNLGFSVLLYDYGGYGRSTGKPSEQRCYADVRAVWGHLTGKLGVSPEKVVLAGASMGGGVTSELAAEVTAGAVVLENTFTSVPDVAGDTLPWLPRFVMTRLQFRNIEKVPRFRSPLLVVHSVDDDTVPFSHGRRLFEAAGQPKEFLQISGSHGGGKFSSGEVYSGGVGAFLERHLP
- a CDS encoding Gfo/Idh/MocA family oxidoreductase, whose amino-acid sequence is MNVAIVGCGGMGALHAQMAVNCGLKVVLCADVVRKAAAGLAERFGAKVSTDPMKAVTAKGVDIVAITTPTTTHLPLIEAAAKAGRQIFCEKPFCRSVAECKKAIAAAEKAGVKLFVGHVVRYFHEFETMRTQIQSGAIGAPGWLKISRGGIYPGGPGSWFRDYAQSGGVTFDCMIHDLDWVRYVFGEPERIYCQALMRETPTQMDYSQVTMRMKSGLIATVLGTWAHPGGFRVKAEICGSAGMLQFDSNEAPLSAELRATAAGPNMIVPMSPVSKSPYQSEWEEFTAWLEGRGEPRVTARDALAAVAMAEAALKSAKTGQPVAL
- the surE gene encoding 5'/3'-nucleotidase SurE; translation: MAKPLILVTNDDGVQAPGIVALAAALETVGEVHVYAPDRQRSAAGHSVSLHVPLRVTRVAERWHMVDGTPTDCVMLAVRSLLGRRPDLVASGINAGANLGDDVTYSGTVAGAYEGMLLGVPSFAVSNTAHAPKGYAAAAEVARRMALHILEWGLKPGVMLNVNLPDLPLDQIAGVAATRMGRRNYQDEIVERQDPRGGRYYWIGGAMPDHYDEAGTDFEAIGRNMVSVTPLQRDLTAHDTLGELAEGLSGLRGGTGWDG
- a CDS encoding LptF/LptG family permease, whose amino-acid sequence is MTLLSRHTLRQIAAPALMAALVIAFFVTGSTVRTQMKTVMELVPVGQIRVADISKISLFTMPMLSGYVFPITFLMGIMLAFSRMARDSELIAMKAAGIPLRRLVLPVVAAGALLSGAAFFIQDQAQPWAHRRLVALVTGDLPLRVSIDLLPTGVMHEFGDWRVYIGGRDPDGTLRGITVLQPDGAGGANAFYADAARLVHEDGKRLLEMRRGYLVPADPTRHFTFESLRQPVPAITMRNAPEDREGMGMRALLDEERRLDALFRETAALPVAGELRAIRLDIKNRLAFPLMCLAVALVAAPIGARSSKAGRSYTFAAGMLIIVVYFVLRKLVEPPFLASLPLTVALGQIPNLLLGAVGMALIARVDRV
- a CDS encoding LptF/LptG family permease, whose protein sequence is MTTLDRHYARRLLAAILRILLSLILLVVLIDLLVSRQDNIIKYQIPVMVIVQYYLAFLPTILFEFHAAAIGVLIAGLMVMGRAAQDNEVTAALAGGVSLWRVSRGPILVALVLALGAFAFQETLGVAANRRLGEIEKKYFDKVSDTSRFGVSWNHLGDGWTCHILKFNARANTGQDVYIHRMAPDRVEEIRANRIFWDEARESWMLEGGRRAVFDPQRGWEARSQRITREEAPFREPPAALFALDAPSGAKTAARLAEDIRRAAELGTPVLRQRVEYHLKFAQPALCFVMIWLAVPFALRLRRGGFALGFGMGILIGLAYLSVFYISIGLGYLDKLPPVVAVWLANTLFLLIGLILFRRTPT